The Octopus sinensis unplaced genomic scaffold, ASM634580v1 Contig04357, whole genome shotgun sequence genome has a segment encoding these proteins:
- the LOC115227527 gene encoding octopamine receptor Oamb-like, with amino-acid sequence MDTKLECLTADDLWADTRTVKFGLLLIILLSVNFLVIAGNVLVVVTVAKCRKLRSVTNLFIVSLAFADLFLGIAILPFAIVLELVHVWIFGSTWCSMWLAIDVWLSTASILNLMAISLDRYIAVMHPIRYPSLMSRKRAKILIAGVWVLAFIVCMPPLLNWGGNVSTSKTVNRNFSMDVLNNIYQQNNSQHFAMLPDNYDYEGSGGGEADHINANCTDLSYLSCVLTTSKGYRIYSSIGSFYLPMCVMAFFYIRIYKTAVETAAALRKGTLTTKTEGENATNNMSITLRIHRGRGYNNTANWKDKKRKETNKDIHCDDDNNPQAKKHKQNTQQPTSHRKTKIKKKMAAEKTCSKGYVHTFKKFQSPKFPLLSPINVNMSSSLTQVCKNPSVDTASISSGSDIIEMNQTAYELNEQSNNSEEKQRLGLLTTGDQNRRRSAGFNFKVVRKHAKTNRSKFKRETKAAKTLAIIVGAFILCWLPFFTMYLVEAFCIDCIPPLMFSIFIWLGYCNSALNPCIYAMFSRDFRYAFKMLLTCRKYTFQNAKENTSHIQRNTQIHSVLRESDSLSEF; translated from the coding sequence ATGGACACCAAGTTGGAATGTTTAACAGCTGATGACCTCTGGGCAGACACCAGGACGGTGAAATTTGGCCTGTTGCTTATTATCCTACTATCTGTAAATTTCCTGGTCATAGCTGGGAACGTTCTGGTCGTGGTAACAGTTGCTAAGTGCAGGAAACTTCGCAGTGTTACAAACTTATTTATTGTATCACTAGCGTTTGCTGATCTTTTTCTTGGAATAGCAATCCTACCATTCGCTATAGTACTGGAATTGGTACATGTGTGGATATTTGGCAGTACCTGGTGTAGTATGTGGCTTGCTATTGATGTATGGTTGTCCACAGCTTCAATTCTAAACTTGATGGCTATCAGTCTTGACCGATATATTGCTGTCATGCACCCCATTCGCTATCCTAGTCTCATGTCACGAAAGCGAGCCAAGATACTCATCGCTGGAGTCTGGGTATTGGCTTTTATCGTCTGTATgcccccattgctcaactggggAGGAAATGTAAGTACTTCCAAAACGGTTAATCGGAACTTTTCAATGGACGTTTTAAACAACATTTATCAACAAAATAATAGCCAGCATTTTGCTATGCTACCCGATAACTACGACTATGaaggcagtggcggtggtgaagCGGATCATATTAACGCTAACTGTACTGATTTATCGTATCTTTCTTGTGTGTTAACAACTTCGAAAGGTTATCGAATCTATTCTTCGATTGGTTCATTCTATTTGCCAATGTGCGTCATGGCGTTTTTCTATATAAGAATCTATAAAACAGCTGTCGAAACAGCCGCTGCCCTGCGGAAAGGAACATTAACCACGAAAACGGAAGGTGAAAACGCGACAAATAACATGTCGATTACGCTACGTATTCATCGTGGCCGCGGCTATAACAACACGGCAAACtggaaagataagaaaagaaaagaaactaataaagatATTCACTGCGATGATGATAACAACCCTCAGGCGaaaaaacacaagcaaaacacGCAACAACCTACATcgcatagaaaaacaaaaatcaagaagAAAATGGCCGCTGAAAAGACTTGTTCCAAAGGATATGTTCATACTTTTAAGAAATTTCAGAGCCCAAAATTTCCGTTGCTGTCACCAATTAACGTAAATATGAGCAGTTCGTTAACACAAGTCTGCAAGAATCCCTCAGTGGATACAGCGTCGATTTCCAGCGGAAGTGACATAATTGAAATGAACCAAACCGCTTACGAACTCAACGAACAAAGCAACAActcagaagaaaaacaaagactcGGATTATTGACGACCGGTGATCAAAACCGGAGACGGTCAGCGGGTTTCAATTTCAAAGTAGTCCGTAAACATGCTAAAACCAATCGGAGTAAGTTCAAACGAGAAACTAAAGCTGCCAAGACATTAGCTATTATTGTTGGCGCATTTATATTGTGCTGGCTTCCGTTTTTTACAATGTATTTAGTCGAGGCGTTCTGTATAGACTGTATACCGCCGCTTATGTTCTCAATTTTTATTTGGCTGGGTTATTGTAACTCTGCCTTAAATCCTTGTATCTACGCCATGTTTTCACGTGACTTCCGGTACGCATTTAAAATGTTGCTGACATGCAGGAAGTACACGTTTCAAAATGCTAAAGAAAATACCAGTCATATTCAGCGAAATACACAAATTCATTCGGTTCTCAGAGAGAGTGACAGCCTATCGGAATTTTAA